A genomic stretch from Pirellulales bacterium includes:
- a CDS encoding cyclic nucleotide-binding domain-containing protein, with the protein METEALAQLLRKLRFTADFPDLMLKQLAAAATIRRFVPHAVLFWEKSENDQLMIICSGSVSLDIQVPGHGSVQLLTLGPGELLAWSALLGGRMTTTATAVEETKIVSISSAQVLAACEADHSFGYWLMRRLSDSLAGRLTETRTQLVDILTFDQAIGIRATNTAPVRVKVPGNPAPGHSRPHS; encoded by the coding sequence ATGGAGACAGAAGCTCTCGCTCAATTGCTCCGAAAACTACGGTTCACCGCCGATTTTCCCGATTTGATGCTGAAGCAACTGGCGGCCGCCGCAACGATCCGCCGCTTTGTTCCCCATGCGGTGTTGTTTTGGGAAAAATCTGAAAACGATCAACTGATGATTATTTGCTCGGGCAGCGTGTCCTTGGATATCCAGGTTCCGGGGCACGGCAGTGTGCAGCTTTTGACGTTAGGCCCCGGGGAGCTGCTGGCCTGGTCGGCGTTGCTGGGCGGACGGATGACCACGACCGCCACCGCCGTGGAGGAAACCAAGATAGTTTCCATATCGTCCGCCCAGGTGTTGGCCGCCTGCGAGGCCGATCATTCGTTCGGATACTGGCTGATGCGCCGCCTCTCCGATTCTTTGGCCGGGCGATTGACCGAAACTCGTACACAATTGGTTGACATCTTGACCTTCGACCAAGCCATCGGAATCCGAGCGACAAATACAGCGCCCGTGCGGGTGAAAGTACCCGGCAATCCAGCTCCTGGCCACAGCAGACCGCACTCGTAA
- a CDS encoding bifunctional acetate--CoA ligase family protein/GNAT family N-acetyltransferase, whose translation MLVTSEQPQTFEQVHDLFSVRHGPLDVFVRPKNVAMVGASEKPNSVGRSLVANLLGSPFGGKVFLINPRRSTVLGHQCYPSLGDAPEPIDLAVIVVPACVVPQTIAQCLQAHVRGAIVISAGFKEIGSAGAALEHEIRNMIVGKKLRLIGPNCMGVMSPVTKLNATFAASMARPGNVGLISQSGAMLSTILDWSVSENIGFSHVFSVGSMLDVGWGDLIEFLGDDPHTTSIVMYMESIGNAKAFLSAAREVALQKPIIIIKAGRSEKASQAAASHTGAMVGSDDVLDAAFRRVGAVRVHHVSQLFNLLEALAKQPRPRGPRLAIVTNAGGPGVLATDALMESGGQLANLSSTTLDSLNRLLPSHWSHGNPVDVLGDASPERFAQCAQILAAAPECDGLLAILAPQAIADPAETARQLVAQVKSEDKPILSNWIGGSQMAPGVKILNEAGIPTFTYPDSAARTFQYTWQYSDALRALYETPSMSDDGGSREAQYLAADVMQTALSAGRTLLTEPESKQVLSAYGIPTVETLVATNSADAVRCARKIGYPVALKLLSKTISHKTDVAGVRLNLQSDDQVANAFVSISKAVAEAAGPGHFDGVTVQQMLGMNGYELLIGCKIDSQLGPVIAFGAGGQLVEVFQDRALGLPPLTSTLARRMMERTKIYRALKGIRGRKPVDLAALEQLLVRFSRLVLQQPRICEIEINPLLAGENGFIALDARVILHPATCASADLPQPVIRPYPRQYMTHWTAKDGRTLFIRPIRPEDESLMASFHESLSQESVYSRYAQVLSLSQRTAHERLARLCFIDYDRQIALVAIDELQTPPKLAAVARLIKLHASHSAEFAIVVSDVYQGLGLGTQLMDLIAAIGRDEKLQRIVGQISVTNRRLLTICQQLGFEFVETSDHTTYTAILNVAAGAKHAIATTCNG comes from the coding sequence ATGCTAGTGACGTCCGAACAGCCACAAACCTTCGAACAAGTCCACGATTTGTTTTCGGTCCGTCATGGTCCGCTTGACGTCTTTGTGCGCCCGAAAAACGTGGCGATGGTCGGCGCCTCCGAAAAGCCAAATAGCGTGGGACGCTCGCTGGTCGCGAATCTGCTGGGGAGCCCGTTCGGTGGAAAAGTATTTTTGATCAACCCCCGTCGCTCGACGGTGCTGGGGCATCAGTGTTACCCCAGCCTGGGTGATGCGCCGGAACCAATCGATTTGGCCGTCATCGTCGTGCCGGCCTGCGTCGTGCCACAGACCATCGCTCAATGCCTGCAGGCGCATGTTCGCGGCGCAATCGTCATTTCGGCCGGGTTCAAAGAAATCGGCTCCGCGGGCGCCGCTTTGGAGCACGAAATCCGCAACATGATCGTCGGAAAAAAATTACGCCTGATCGGCCCCAACTGCATGGGCGTAATGAGCCCCGTCACTAAACTGAACGCCACTTTTGCCGCCTCGATGGCTCGACCGGGAAACGTCGGCCTGATCAGCCAAAGCGGCGCCATGCTGAGCACCATTTTGGACTGGAGCGTGAGCGAGAACATCGGATTCAGCCATGTGTTTTCCGTGGGATCGATGCTCGACGTCGGCTGGGGAGATTTGATCGAATTCCTGGGAGACGATCCCCACACCACCAGCATCGTCATGTACATGGAGTCCATCGGCAACGCCAAGGCGTTTCTTTCCGCGGCGCGCGAAGTGGCCTTGCAAAAGCCGATCATTATCATCAAAGCCGGGCGATCCGAGAAAGCCTCGCAGGCGGCGGCCTCGCATACCGGGGCCATGGTCGGCAGCGACGATGTGCTCGACGCCGCTTTTCGACGTGTGGGGGCCGTGCGTGTGCATCACGTTTCGCAATTGTTCAACCTGCTCGAAGCGCTGGCCAAACAACCTCGGCCGCGCGGGCCGCGGTTGGCAATTGTCACCAACGCCGGCGGTCCCGGTGTGTTGGCAACCGACGCCCTGATGGAATCCGGCGGCCAATTGGCGAATCTATCCTCGACGACACTCGATTCTTTGAATCGCCTTTTGCCTTCCCATTGGAGCCACGGAAATCCGGTCGACGTGCTGGGCGACGCCAGCCCGGAACGCTTCGCACAGTGCGCGCAAATCTTGGCCGCCGCGCCGGAATGCGACGGTCTGTTGGCCATTCTCGCGCCCCAGGCCATCGCCGATCCCGCCGAAACCGCCCGGCAATTGGTCGCCCAAGTCAAGTCGGAAGACAAACCCATATTGTCCAACTGGATTGGCGGCAGCCAAATGGCGCCAGGTGTGAAAATACTCAATGAGGCGGGCATTCCCACCTTCACTTATCCCGACAGCGCCGCACGTACTTTTCAATACACGTGGCAATACAGCGACGCTTTGCGCGCCCTGTACGAAACCCCTTCAATGAGCGACGACGGCGGCAGCCGCGAAGCGCAATACCTGGCGGCCGACGTAATGCAAACCGCATTGAGCGCCGGCAGAACGCTCTTAACCGAACCCGAGTCCAAACAGGTTTTAAGCGCCTATGGCATTCCCACGGTCGAAACGCTGGTGGCGACCAATTCGGCGGACGCCGTGCGTTGTGCCAGAAAAATTGGCTATCCCGTCGCGCTGAAACTACTGTCCAAGACAATCTCACATAAGACCGACGTCGCTGGAGTTCGGCTCAACCTTCAGTCGGACGATCAAGTTGCAAATGCCTTCGTTTCCATTTCCAAAGCCGTGGCAGAAGCTGCCGGTCCGGGACATTTCGACGGCGTTACCGTCCAGCAAATGCTTGGAATGAACGGTTACGAACTACTGATCGGGTGCAAAATCGATTCGCAGTTGGGGCCGGTCATCGCCTTCGGCGCCGGTGGACAGCTTGTGGAAGTATTTCAAGATCGTGCGCTGGGCTTACCTCCCTTAACCTCGACCCTCGCCCGTCGCATGATGGAGCGCACCAAAATCTATCGTGCCCTGAAAGGAATTCGAGGGCGAAAACCGGTCGATCTTGCGGCTTTGGAGCAATTACTGGTCCGCTTCAGCCGCCTGGTCCTCCAACAACCCAGAATTTGTGAAATCGAAATCAATCCCCTGCTGGCCGGCGAAAATGGCTTCATCGCCTTGGATGCACGGGTGATTTTGCACCCGGCCACCTGTGCCAGTGCAGATTTGCCGCAACCGGTGATTCGGCCGTATCCGCGGCAGTATATGACGCATTGGACCGCGAAAGACGGCCGTACCCTGTTCATCCGGCCCATTCGCCCCGAAGACGAATCGCTCATGGCGTCCTTTCACGAATCGCTCTCGCAAGAGTCCGTCTATTCGCGCTATGCGCAAGTTTTATCGTTAAGCCAACGCACGGCTCACGAACGTTTGGCGCGTTTGTGTTTTATCGATTACGACCGCCAAATCGCGCTGGTTGCCATCGACGAACTACAAACGCCGCCCAAACTGGCCGCCGTGGCTCGTCTAATTAAATTGCACGCCAGCCATAGCGCCGAGTTTGCAATCGTCGTCAGCGATGTCTACCAGGGTTTGGGGCTGGGAACTCAGTTAATGGATTTGATTGCGGCAATTGGCCGAGACGAAAAGCTCCAGCGAATCGTCGGGCAAATCAGCGTCACCAACCGACGCCTGTTGACCATTTGCCAGCAATTAGGGTTTGAATTTGTGGAGACTTCAGATCATACGACATACACGGCAATTCTGAATGTCGCTGCAGGAGCTAAACATGCAATCGCGACAACCTGTAACGGTTGA